Part of the Thauera sedimentorum genome, TGCGAGAAAACCGGTAGCCCGTATCCTCATGCCCGGGGCCGCTGCGGCCAGCACACCGGCCAGCTCACCGACCGCCACCGCCTGCAGTTCCACCGAAACATCCCGCGGACTTCCCGCTTCGATCTGCTTCGATTCGTGCGCCAGGATGCAACTGAGCACCGGCACACCTGCTGGGGTTCGACGCAGCGGCTGGACTTCGGCCAGCACGGCGTCGACGCGGAG contains:
- the priB gene encoding primosomal replication protein N translates to MNDLRVDAVLAEVQPLRRTPAGVPVLSCILAHESKQIEAGSPRDVSVELQAVAVGELAGVLAAAAPGMRIRATGFLAAKSLRSRAPVMHLNKIEFLEGN